The following coding sequences lie in one Glycine soja cultivar W05 chromosome 16, ASM419377v2, whole genome shotgun sequence genomic window:
- the LOC114389028 gene encoding protein MAIN-LIKE 1-like, with protein MEAPAAVEDIPADAGAEAAEDQPQGFPDGPSDPSVLTAYADHVACSVWTGEERPELKLSSHGRKVHSLGRHVPAIEGLIADTGLSPLIACSVDTGDRGLLSAFVERWHWETSSFHLPVGELTITLDDVSSLLHLPIIGDFHAFEPLHVDDAVQMLVDLLMVSPESARAETVQCRGTYVRLQWVRDIYQRRCQASHWTAAARAYLLHLLGCTLFANKSATNVHVVYLEALWDLSMIDRYAWRVTALVHMYDQLNDASMSHSRQLGGYITLLQCWIYEHFPSVAESTADQDYDEASPRACRWIATKKTVKSIRTPSYRERLDRLRIPDVCWIPYGEHREVRDFHVRSCYSGLLRWGSVAVYY; from the exons ATGGAGGCACCAGCTGCTGTGGAGGACATTCCTGCGGACGCAGGCGCAGAGGCGGCTGAGGATCAGCCTCAGGGATTTCCGGATGGTCCGAGCGACCCATCTGTGCTGACAGCATATGCGGATCACGTTGCTTGCAGCGTATGGACGGGAGAg gagcgtcctgaattgaagttatCCTCGCATGGGAGGAAGGTCCATAGTTTAGGCAGGCATGTCCCTGCCATTGAGGGACTTATCGCTGATACAGGACTAAGTCCTCTGATCGCGTGTTCAGTAGACACCGGCGATCGGGGACTTTTGTCCGCGTTTGTGGAGCGGTGGCACTGGGAGACGTCTAGTTTCCATCTCCCGGTGGGTGAGCTCACCATCACATTGGACGACGTCTCCTCTCTTCTCCATCTTCCCATTATAGGCGACTTTCACGCATTTGAGCCCTTGCACGTAGATGATGCGGTTCAGATGCTGGTGGACTTGCTGATGGTGTCTCCAGAGTCTGCTAGGGCTGAGACAGTCCAGTGTCGCGGAACGTACGTACGCCTGCAATGGGTACGTGATATATATCAGCGCCGATGCCAGGCAAGTCATTGGACAGCTGCGGCTCGTGCATATCTTCTTCACCTGCTGGGTTGCACtctgtttgctaacaagagtgcaaccaatGTCCATGTTGTCTACTTGGAGGCCCTTTGGGACCTTAGTATGATAGATAGGTACGCTTGGAGAGTGACTGCTTtggttcatatgtatgaccagCTGAACGATGCATCCATGAGTCACAGTCGACAGCTTGGCGGTTACATCACACTGCTGCAg TGCTGGATTTACGAGCACTTTCCCTCAGTTGCGGAGTCCACCGCTGATCAGGACTACGATGAGGCTTCTCCGCGTGCGTGCAGGTGGATTGCGACGAAGAAGACGGTGAAGAGCATACGCACGCCGTCGTATAGGGAGCGCCTGGACCGACTCCGGATTCCGGATGTCTGTTGGATCCCGTATGGGGAGCATCGGGAGGTCCGAGACTTCCACGTCAGATCATGCTACTCCGGTCTCTTGCGCTGGGGGTCTGTTGCTGTGTATTACTGA
- the LOC114390161 gene encoding zinc finger protein ZAT1-like, with the protein MEKDQEAQHHRENQGSLVTTVKVEGSEAVNNNEHRSWVCHICKKGFGSGKALGGHMRIHNLSKKQQVHRAKQGTTIVAKPKTNKWVFVSGNPTCSLCGKSFSSMKSLFGHLRSHPERMRKGIQNNTPSINGASSNSTSSSTLSDDSTAVDLSQALRGCWSVSAKRGRRSPSCSKSNSGLEDDGEIEPRMQEAVYNLMLLASGNPKREEELDGDQIEEKKLLNPVFGDSDEMKRDRKRVTKKMKLTELEAAEEGDKLCRICNTTFPSPQVLEGHLCSSKIFKNIQVMDESESDGVLATKEEHHAKKPTMQGEETTVLGGNAVEAIRGYHCKIFIKTFSTGQVFGDHKISNWTSTAEAQSSAQATSSPVGNAQNCSKILTFDLNQLPAMDGQDGVQSDLFIPANIVTSFSYGSSS; encoded by the coding sequence ATGGAAAAAGACCAAGAGGCTCAGCATCATAGGGAAAATCAAGGGTCTTTGGTTACTACCGTGAAAGTAGAAGGGTCAGAGGCTGTTAACAACAATGAGCATCGTTCTTGGGTGTGTCATATCTGCAAGAAAGGGTTCGGCTCAGGTAAAGCACTTGGTGGACACATGAGAATACACAACCTTTCCAAGAAGCAGCAGGTTCATAGGGCTAAACAAGGCACTACTATTGTTGCAAAGCCCAAAACCAACAAATGGGTGTTTGTGAGTGGCAACCCCACTTGTTCTCTTTGTGGAAAGAGCTTTTCTTCCATGAAGTCCTTGTTCGGGCACTTGAGGTCTCACCCTGAGAGGATGAGGAAGGGGATTCAAAACAACACTCCTTCAATCAATGGTGCATCCTCCAATTCCACATCTTCATCAACCCTTTCTGATGACTCTACTGCTGTTGATCTCTCCCAAGCTCTCAGGGGTTGTTGGTCTGTCTCTGCCAAGAGAGGCCGCAGAAGCCCTTCTTGTAGCAAGTCAAATTCTGGTTTAGaagatgatggggaaattgagcCACGTATGCAAGAGGCTGTGTATAACCTCATGTTGCTGGCAAGTGGGAATCCCAAGCGGGAGGAAGAGCTTGACGGTGATCAGATTGAAGAGAAGAAGCTGTTAAACCCAGTTTTTGGGGATTCTGATGAGATGAAGAGAGATAGAAAGAGAGtgacaaagaaaatgaaattaacaGAATTAGAAGCAGCTGAGGAGGGGGACAAGCTATGCAGAATATGCAATACAACTTTCCCAAGTCCCCAAGTTTTAGAGGGTCATCTATGCAGCAGCAAAATTTTTAAGAACATTCAAGTCATGGATGAATCTGAATCAGATGGTGTGTTAGCCACAAAAGAGGAGCATCATGCCAAAAAACCAACCATGCAAGGAGAGGAAACAACTGTTCTTGGGGGTAATGCTGTGGAAGCCATTAGAGGGTATCATTGTAAAATTTTCATCAAGACTTTCTCAACTGGTCAGGTCTTTGGGGACCACAAGATATCTAATTGGACCAGCACGGCAGAAGCTCAGTCATCAGCTCAAGCAACTTCCTCACCTGTGGGAAATGCTCAGAATTGTTCCAAGATTTTGACTTTTGATCTTAATCAGCTTCCTGCTATGGATGGACAAGATGGTGTTCAATCAGACTTGTTTATTCCTGCCAATATTGTGACATCATTCAGTTATGGTTCCTCCTCCTAA